The Amblyomma americanum isolate KBUSLIRL-KWMA chromosome 5, ASM5285725v1, whole genome shotgun sequence genome window below encodes:
- the LOC144134469 gene encoding uncharacterized protein LOC144134469, with protein sequence MEFINSSLDWKYAPCDDFYSFVCNTFHSPDGDVLSDRGRYLQRTTKAMLFTINVPPTGQSATEKAAGLFHACVRLGATANASEVQSLKSFLGLLGLDMSSMTPDPDFDIAERITRLSLEYGFPTFARFTFFRRPHRPKKTLAMEIDKADEDWMKERFQEFTSVVTLAQFYSSFVRMYDPNLNAHRLATRITRAESTVRQFLADLRQTDRFTGRTTTVEGLGTFTRNFVTQDRWKELIMRYTAFVASDLLVLWDNAPALVVLLLSKNRIARNDSRLLMSWSLLHRLLPLAHGKAMMTAAANRSKGNYDAIPNYCLYIVNGVMEMASV encoded by the exons ATGGAGTTTATTAACTCATCGCTCGACTGGAAATACGCACCGTGCGACGATTTCTACAGCTTCGTGTGCAACACCTTCCATTCCCCGGACGGCGACGTCCTGAGTGAC AGAGGCCGGTACTTACAAAGGACCACCAAAGCCATGCTCTTCACGATCAACGTTCCGCCCACCGGTCAGAGTGCCACAGAGAAAGCGGCAGGCCTGTTCCACGCCTGTGTGCGTCTCGGAGCCACCGCCAATGCCTCGGAG GTCCAATCTCTGAAGTCTTTCCTTGGCCTCCTGGGCCTCGACATGTCCTCAATGACCCCCGACCCCGACTTCGACATCGCAGAGCGGATCACGCGTCTGTCCCTCGAGTACGGCTTCCCCACGTTCGCCAGGTTCACCTTCTTCCGGCGGCCCCATCGTCCCAAGAAGACCTTAGCC ATGGAGATCGACAAAGCGGACGAAGACTGGATGAAGGAGCGATTCCAAGAGTTCACCAGCGTCGTGACCTTGGCGCAGTTCTACTCGAGCTTTGTGAGGATGTACGACCCGAACCTGAACGCCCATCGTCTGGCCACGCGAATAACTCGAGCAGAGAGCACCG TGCGCCAGTTTTTAGCGGACTTGCGGCAGACAGACAGGTTCACCGGCCGTACAACAACCGTCGAGGGTCTCGGGACGTTTACTAGAAATTTCGTTACCCAGG ATCGCTGGAAAGAATTAATCATGCGCTACACGGCTTTCGTGGCTTCGGATTTACTGGTGCTGTGGGACAACGCCCCGGCActcgtggtgctgctgctgagcaAAAACCGCATTGCACGGAACGACTCTCGGCTCCTGATGTCTTGGAGTCTCCTCCACCGGCTCCTTCCACTAGCCCACGGCAAGGCGATGATGACGGCGGCCGCGAACAGATCGAAAGGGAACTACGACGCAATCCCCAACTACTGCTTATACATCGTCAACGGTGTCATGGAAATGGCA agtgtatag